ATATCTTGCATTGCCATGATTTATCACCCTTTTATATTTCCCAGTATATGATCTTAATTTCTCTATGTAAAAGTGCATTACATACACAGCGGATATATGAATTTCCGCCCTTTTACCCATAGATCTTTTGATATGGGATAGTCAGAATAAACGGGTCAACTCTTTATTCCGGCTATCCTACACCAAATTCATCACCATACATATTACATTATTTTACCTATTTTGTCAATATCAGCGGGTTATGCCGAAACCTTTTCGCGTTATTGACACGGGATCGGATATGTGATAGTTATAAGCTATCGCAAGCAGGAGGGCAAAATGAGAAACAAAGTAACAGTTCCGGATGAGATAACCGACGCGATCAATATCAATGTGCTGGAAACCGCATTCAAATATATCAAAGTCTTGAGAATGCTTCCGGCCGAAACGAAAAATGTCGCACAAGTTCTGGGTTTGGATATGAAAGAGGCGGAAACTGCAATGACAAAATTAGATGATCTTGGACTTGTCAGCTGGCACAAGAATGACGGTATAGTGCATAGAACCGGAAGAACAAGAACAGTAATGGATATCGTAAAAATGATGAGGTCAGACATAGAGCCTGACGCGCAAAAGATATTTATGAAAGAAGTTTGCACAAATCTGAAAAAAGGATGATCCTTTTTTTTATTTTTTATCCCTTGACAATACGCTTGCATTTTTATATATATAGTTATAAACTGTATGTATGCAATTTAAGCATTTAATCAATAAAGATGAGCAAAAAAAACAAGTTCAAGAATCGCCGAGCGGCCCATATTTCCGAGACTCAGAAAACGGAACATGTGCATAAACATGCGCCGGAAGCCGTTGAAAGCAATTACAATATGATATCTGATTTCATGTGGCTTTTTGCGATCATCTTCTTTTATACCGGAATCGTCGTCGCTCTTTATTATTACGACAATCAGACTCACGCTCTCAGCTCGATCACGGCGAAGGTGCTTTCTCAGCTTTAATCATATTTTCCCTTATTAAGCATGCATGACAATAAAGACAAGGGCAATTTGGGAGAAAGCATCGCATGCGACTTCTTGAAAAAGGAGGGATATGCCATAGTTGAAAAGAACTACCAGAAAAGGATCGGGGAAATAGACATCATTGCAAGAAGAAATGATATTCTGCATTTCGTTGAAGTGAAAACGCGGTCGGATTCCAGCTTGGAAATGTTCGGGCTTCCCCAGGATGCCGTCAACGCGCAAAAGAAAAGAAAGATTATCAGGACTGCGTTGTATTACTTACAGGAGAATCTGTTTCCGGAAGACACTTCCTGGCAGATAGATGTGATCGCCATAACGATAAACTGGCAAAGAAAAAAAGCTAAGATATGTTTTCTGGAAAATGCGGTCGAAAACTTTTAGGCTACAAAGCATTATCTATATCTTTTAACAACTCACAAAAAAAAATGGAAAATAATACCCAGGAGAAAAAGAACGAAGTCGTCCAAAATCCGGGCGAAGCGTCAAAAACAGATGCTGCGATCCCCGGTTTGAACACGGACAAAAAAAGAAGTTTCTCGATCAAGCTTTTTGTAAAACTGATAATCGTTTCGGTGCTTATTATTTCAGCTGCCCAGATATATCTATATGATTCAAACAAGAACGGAAGCGATTCCGGACTGGGAAATATCATAAAGAGCATTGTCCCCGGTGAGAATAAACAGGCAGGAGCCCTCAGCAATACCGACATAGAGAACATAATCAAAAGCTTGGTCCCGTCAGGAACAGCAATAGCCCTCAAAGATGTCACAAAAGAAGATGGTCTTTATAAGCTGAGCATTTCCATAACGGGTCAAAATGGACCGCAGGATCTTACCGGATTCCTGACCATGGACGGAAAAAAGTTTTTCCCGCAGGTAATAGATGTTACTGAAGCTCAAAAGCAAGTAGCTGCAGCCGGCAATACGGCATCCGCCCCGGCCCAGCCCAAAGAGATCGCAAAGACCGACAAACCGAAAGTGGAGCTTTTCGTCATGAGCCACTGTCCTTATGGAACTCAGATCGAAAAAGGCATGCTCCCCGTCGCAGACCTGCTCAAGAATAAGATCGATTTCACGATCAAATTCGTCAACTACGCAATGCACGGAGAGAAAGAAGTAACCGAGGAACTGAATCAGTATTGCATCCAAAAAGAACAGACGGCCAAATATGAAAATTATCTGAAGTGTTTCCTCAAGGCCGGAAACTCAAGCGACTGCATCAAAAGCGCGGGGATCAATACAAATCAGCTGAACACCTGCGTCAAAGCGACCGACAAGACCTTCAAGATCACCGAGAAGCTGAACGACAAGAGCACTTGGTCGGGAGGCAACTACCCTCCGTTCGATATCTATAAAACCGAGAACGAACAATATGGTGTCCAGGGTTCTCCGACTCTGGTGATCAATGGCGCAGTGGCCAGCGCCGGCAGAGATTCAAAAAGCCTTCTTTCAACCATTTGCTCGGCCTTCACAAATCAGCCGTCGGAGTGCAGCCAGCAGCTGTCTAGCACGCAGCCCGCTCCGGGATTCGGAGATGGAGCTGCGGCAAATCAGAACAGCTCATCTTGCGGAAATTAGTTCTTTTTCAAAAACAGCCTTTCGAAAGAAAAGGCTGTTTTTTTTGGCCGGATCGCCGGCCATAAAGATCAGGACATATCTCGTGCAAAGAACATGCCCGGCAAATAAACACCTCCTGTACTTTATCTGCGGTTGTATGTTATGATAATTTCAGAATTTTATTATATATCGTAAACAATTGAATATGCGCATCAAAGAATTCATGGGAATATGCTCGGTTTTTATTTCCGTTCTGACATTATTTTTCTATAAGTCGATCTTTTACGGCTTAAGCATGGTTCCGGCAAGCGTTCTCTATAAATCGGATTATCTCTATGGACCGCTATCCAAGCAAGCGGAGAACTTCAGAGGCAATGACCTGATCTCCGATCTGGTCTATCAGATGTATCCCTGGCATGCTTATATATTTCAAAGTCTTAAAAATGGCTATATCCCCCTATGGAATCCATATACACTGGGAGGCATGCCATTTTTAGCCAACGACCAATCATCCATTTTTGAGATAACAAAACTGTTCTCCTATTTAACGAATATTTCCGCAAATGACTTTTATGCTTTTTCCGGTTTTGCATCGCTTCTGATGGCCGGCATATTCACTTATGCATTTTTAAGGAACCTCGGGGTCGGGAAATGCGGGTCGATGGTAGGCGGTTTTTCTTTTATGTTTTCCGGTCCGATAGTCGCTTGGATGGGATACCCCCTGACCAGCGTGGCCATTTGGCTTCCCTTTCTGCTCCTGTTTATTGATAAGATATTACAGCACGACAGAAACAAAATGTACATAGGACTGTTCTCTCTCGCTATCGGATTTCAGTTCTTTGCCGGAAATCCGGAAATATCGCTGTTTCTTCTTTCGGTTTCCGCAGTCTATGCCATTTTCAGGCTTAGCGAATACAGACCATGGAAGACCGGAAAAAAGATGATCATGAAAAAATCCGTCTCGCTGACTCTGGGGATAATTCTGGGATTTTGCATTGCTTCGGTCCAGGTCATTCCGACGCTTGAACTTTTAAAACAAAGCACCTCTTTCATTACGGGCAGGGACGGCCTGGCGGGAAACGACATAGGCCGGATCATAACAAAAGAATGGAATGGATGGCGCAATCTCAGTGACGTGAAAGATTCCCTGGGAAACATTGCACTGGTGATCTATCCTGATTATTTCGGCAATCCCGCGAACGGACAATATTGGGGCGCGAAAAATTACAACGAGAACGCCTTTCATCCGGGGATCATTCCTTTGATCTTTGCTCTATTGGCCATATTAAGCTCGCTGCATAGGCTCGGCGCGAACAGAAAGAATATATTTTTTTGGACTGCCATCGCTGTTTTCTGCATGGGTGTTTTCTTGAATTTTCCGGTCTTCAGGATCGTTTCCTATCTGCCCATGTTCGAGCTGACGATTATCGGCCGTTTGCGTTTTGTGTTTGTTTTCGCCTTAGCCGTATTGGCCGCATATGGAACGGATCATTTCCTTAAAGCGGACAAAAAAGAAC
The window above is part of the Candidatus Paceibacterota bacterium genome. Proteins encoded here:
- a CDS encoding YraN family protein translates to MHDNKDKGNLGESIACDFLKKEGYAIVEKNYQKRIGEIDIIARRNDILHFVEVKTRSDSSLEMFGLPQDAVNAQKKRKIIRTALYYLQENLFPEDTSWQIDVIAITINWQRKKAKICFLENAVENF
- a CDS encoding YfhO family protein; this translates as MRIKEFMGICSVFISVLTLFFYKSIFYGLSMVPASVLYKSDYLYGPLSKQAENFRGNDLISDLVYQMYPWHAYIFQSLKNGYIPLWNPYTLGGMPFLANDQSSIFEITKLFSYLTNISANDFYAFSGFASLLMAGIFTYAFLRNLGVGKCGSMVGGFSFMFSGPIVAWMGYPLTSVAIWLPFLLLFIDKILQHDRNKMYIGLFSLAIGFQFFAGNPEISLFLLSVSAVYAIFRLSEYRPWKTGKKMIMKKSVSLTLGIILGFCIASVQVIPTLELLKQSTSFITGRDGLAGNDIGRIITKEWNGWRNLSDVKDSLGNIALVIYPDYFGNPANGQYWGAKNYNENAFHPGIIPLIFALLAILSSLHRLGANRKNIFFWTAIAVFCMGVFLNFPVFRIVSYLPMFELTIIGRLRFVFVFALAVLAAYGTDHFLKADKKELKRRIISFNILYALTSAAIFLFVVVGKRYFSNFSLTSKDLIPEATLIVSLFIFLNSAFLLISHKEHPWRHRLGKAILIALAVAELFYYGYGYHPVIPKDLIYPENPAVQFMQNNIGNYRFTNYGENDHFDSLLRPNASVLWNLQDIRGYEIVQIYRYEVFKNVFEVYLKDRYAYKYFHHRFFDILGVKYFIQGKNDLETNKVLESTDGIELAYSDSYVNIYENTEVIPRAFVVFNISKFPGFKEVINNFLWNEDYRLDSTALIETERNEETPTFENDPALESKEAGIISYKPNEIRLTTDVQRDGYLVLTDVYYPGWKAYIDGHETKIYPTDSLFRGIFVPEGKHMITFKYRPDSFYKSMYIAIFGSAISLLLILTHLLKRKKIGTGD